In a genomic window of Mucilaginibacter sp. KACC 22063:
- the tssD gene encoding type VI secretion system tube protein TssD → MAFKARLNFSGKEYDVLNCSYALNRDVDSKGRPSSGVYGGTIDIEVESTEDTSIIEAMVNNQYKPVTGTLLIKKSEEDAKMKELSFEDGYIVKYSEGLDITGETPMSYKFTISARKLKLGNAEHVNDWPGRTN, encoded by the coding sequence ATGGCTTTCAAAGCAAGATTAAATTTTTCGGGCAAAGAGTACGATGTGCTGAATTGCTCGTATGCCTTAAACCGCGATGTAGACTCCAAAGGACGCCCGTCTTCAGGAGTATATGGCGGCACCATTGACATCGAAGTAGAGTCAACAGAAGACACTTCGATTATCGAAGCGATGGTCAACAACCAGTACAAACCCGTTACCGGTACACTGCTGATCAAAAAATCAGAAGAAGATGCAAAAATGAAAGAACTGTCATTTGAAGACGGTTACATTGTGAAGTACTCAGAAGGGCTGGACATTACCGGCGAAACCCCGATGAGCTACAAGTTCACCATTTCTGCACGCAAGCTGAAATTAGGCAATGCCGAGCATGTGAACGACTGGCCAGGCCGCACGAATTAA
- the msrA gene encoding peptide-methionine (S)-S-oxide reductase MsrA, which translates to MKKLFVYIICLFTAYSCANGSAPRNQQDNDHDFATVPNPKPGEAVATFGGGCFWSMSEALSELKGVDQVVAGFAGGTTKNPTYEDVCTRTTGHAEVVQVYYDPTKISFATLAEAFFYAHDPTTLNRQGPDEGTDYRSIAFYRTPQEKQTLQQVIAKVNAGKYYSGKVVTQVEPFKVFYPAEKYHQGYYRSHGDSPYIQSVSVPKVLKFRKAIHDQLKPEFQK; encoded by the coding sequence ATGAAAAAACTATTTGTATATATCATCTGCCTGTTTACAGCCTATAGCTGTGCAAACGGATCAGCGCCGCGCAATCAGCAAGATAATGACCATGATTTTGCTACCGTACCTAATCCGAAACCAGGAGAAGCTGTAGCTACGTTTGGTGGCGGTTGTTTTTGGAGCATGAGCGAAGCATTGTCTGAACTTAAAGGTGTTGACCAGGTAGTTGCCGGTTTTGCGGGCGGCACCACTAAAAACCCAACCTATGAGGATGTTTGCACACGTACTACCGGACATGCAGAGGTGGTGCAGGTTTACTATGATCCAACTAAAATTAGCTTTGCAACTCTGGCAGAGGCTTTTTTCTATGCCCATGATCCTACAACACTGAACCGCCAGGGACCAGATGAAGGTACTGATTATCGTTCTATTGCCTTTTACCGCACACCACAAGAAAAGCAAACGCTTCAGCAAGTGATTGCCAAGGTAAACGCAGGCAAGTACTATTCGGGAAAGGTTGTTACACAGGTTGAACCTTTTAAAGTATTTTATCCTGCCGAAAAATATCACCAGGGTTATTACCGCTCACATGGCGACAGCCCCTACATACAATCTGTATCAGTACCGAAGGTATTAAAATTCAGAAAAGCTATACATGATCAGTTAAAGCCTGAGTTTCAAAAGTAA
- a CDS encoding DUF3820 family protein, with the protein MQPAKPDNTVLIDVLQTKMPFGKYKGTLIADLPVYYLEWLQKNGMPPGKLGMLLSTTYEIKINGMTTLLNQLKAALKGHQQPGTTTTIPKIT; encoded by the coding sequence ATGCAGCCAGCTAAGCCCGACAATACCGTATTGATTGATGTTTTGCAAACCAAGATGCCTTTTGGTAAATACAAAGGGACACTAATTGCAGACTTACCGGTTTATTATTTGGAGTGGTTGCAAAAAAATGGAATGCCACCAGGTAAATTAGGGATGCTTTTGTCAACCACTTATGAAATAAAGATAAATGGCATGACTACATTACTTAATCAGTTAAAGGCAGCATTAAAAGGACATCAGCAGCCGGGCACAACAACTACAATTCCTAAAATTACTTAA
- a CDS encoding T9SS type A sorting domain-containing protein codes for MERLVMRGLLFCFLFITLCLPALAQTEQRLKFVSAIPSEDTGQDYSPWLNDNLDSLVENVWLNNFKYVDVTLKLQSHSKITKLSFYDYTGVFIDKPDSIYIVNGNTKTFVGLFTGETYMTFVDLVLPYAMEADAVMIHKFSNNIPMKVFAYGYPGTLVQNIPPPLSTAQKDTTIVKIPIEPSRWYQLNNVSDGLGGLFDSITNINVNTGWGKMFNNYDAYYPVADGEIINLYKVKFYDGEGSLGPYPLTLSVVNSKGERKEIARFTGSRYNTWVGPYPDKDAQGEDLFKLDSVITDVKYLVLNCWYMFPTEMELYGTYKAGTAPTPAIKKNYPLKNYFGVNAFEWDFEDPNNPMVIDENRMKAVKSFTQVRHYMDWQKLESSEGSYTFSPVHSGGWSYDAIYQRCKQDGIEILADLKTLPDWMLATYPEDQRDAENVPIKYGKDFSDPMSYIDQAKVAYQFAARYGSNAAVDSTNLSVNATPRWTNDPVNVVKRGLNLVKYIECDNERDKWWKGRKAYQTSYEYAANLSAFYDGNKNTMGPGVGVKNADPDIMVVMGGLAAADPQYVQGMVDWCKQHRGFKANGEVNLCWDIINYHLYANDAQNSQAGGATRGAAPEVSNTSQVADKFVQMAHRYAGDMPVWVTEVGYDINQGSPYKAIAIGEKTALQTQADWILRSSLQYAKSGIARVFFYEMYDDNALSPVQFASSGLINANHTRKPAADYIYQVNHLIGNYTYRQTLNNNPVVDRYELNGQQAYVLTVPDEKGRTAQYTLDLGNADSAKIYHPKAGSDTMDVEKVKLTAGQLTMTVTETPAFVLPVGAVSDSLKAMNLMYDPKKIMEKTSLSQQLVLYPNPTVGYVNVSYKTTSIERAVVKLYSSANAKIYRIMNGEANGEKVSARIELSEIPAGVYFVEVNQGNYRTVKKLVKIN; via the coding sequence GTGGAGAGATTAGTTATGCGCGGCCTGTTATTCTGTTTTTTATTTATCACCCTTTGTTTACCAGCACTTGCTCAAACAGAGCAACGTCTAAAATTTGTTTCGGCTATACCCAGTGAAGATACGGGACAAGATTACAGCCCCTGGTTAAACGACAATCTGGACAGCCTTGTAGAAAACGTATGGTTAAATAACTTTAAATACGTTGATGTAACGCTTAAGCTGCAATCGCACAGTAAAATCACTAAGCTTTCTTTTTATGATTACACAGGGGTTTTTATTGATAAACCCGATTCTATCTACATAGTAAACGGAAATACAAAAACTTTTGTGGGGCTTTTCACCGGCGAAACCTATATGACGTTTGTCGATCTGGTTTTGCCTTATGCGATGGAAGCCGATGCTGTGATGATCCATAAGTTCAGTAACAACATTCCTATGAAGGTATTTGCTTATGGCTATCCTGGCACACTGGTTCAAAATATCCCGCCTCCTTTAAGCACAGCTCAAAAAGATACGACTATTGTTAAAATACCTATTGAGCCTTCCAGATGGTATCAGCTAAATAATGTAAGCGATGGCTTAGGCGGTCTTTTTGATAGTATTACAAATATTAATGTCAATACAGGATGGGGTAAAATGTTTAATAACTATGATGCCTACTATCCGGTTGCAGATGGAGAGATTATTAATCTTTATAAGGTTAAGTTTTATGATGGAGAGGGCAGTTTAGGGCCTTATCCCCTTACTTTATCTGTTGTGAACAGCAAAGGCGAACGTAAGGAAATTGCTAGGTTTACAGGCAGCCGGTACAATACCTGGGTTGGCCCCTACCCGGATAAAGATGCACAGGGCGAAGACTTGTTTAAATTAGACAGCGTTATTACCGATGTAAAGTACCTGGTTTTAAATTGTTGGTATATGTTTCCGACGGAAATGGAACTTTACGGAACTTATAAGGCCGGTACAGCTCCTACTCCAGCTATAAAAAAAAACTATCCGCTTAAAAATTACTTCGGTGTAAATGCCTTTGAGTGGGATTTCGAGGATCCTAATAATCCGATGGTTATTGATGAAAACCGTATGAAAGCGGTAAAATCATTTACCCAGGTACGCCATTATATGGACTGGCAGAAACTGGAATCATCAGAGGGATCTTATACCTTTTCGCCTGTACATAGCGGCGGATGGAGTTATGATGCTATCTATCAACGCTGTAAACAGGATGGTATCGAAATCTTAGCCGATTTGAAAACACTGCCCGACTGGATGCTGGCCACTTATCCCGAAGACCAGCGTGATGCGGAGAACGTCCCTATTAAATATGGAAAAGACTTTTCTGATCCTATGTCATATATCGATCAGGCAAAAGTGGCTTATCAGTTTGCTGCACGTTATGGCAGCAACGCAGCTGTTGACAGTACTAATCTAAGTGTTAATGCTACGCCACGTTGGACAAATGACCCTGTGAACGTAGTAAAGCGTGGATTAAACCTGGTGAAATACATAGAATGCGACAACGAACGAGATAAGTGGTGGAAAGGCAGAAAAGCATATCAAACTTCTTACGAATATGCAGCTAACCTATCTGCTTTTTACGATGGTAATAAAAATACGATGGGGCCTGGCGTTGGTGTAAAGAACGCGGATCCGGATATAATGGTAGTTATGGGTGGTTTGGCAGCCGCCGACCCGCAATATGTACAGGGCATGGTCGACTGGTGTAAACAGCACCGGGGTTTTAAAGCAAATGGCGAAGTAAACCTATGCTGGGATATTATTAATTATCACCTGTATGCTAATGATGCCCAAAACTCACAGGCAGGCGGTGCCACACGGGGTGCAGCACCGGAGGTTTCTAATACAAGTCAGGTGGCAGACAAATTTGTGCAAATGGCGCATCGATACGCCGGTGATATGCCTGTTTGGGTAACTGAAGTGGGCTATGATATTAACCAGGGCAGCCCGTACAAAGCCATTGCAATAGGTGAAAAAACAGCGCTGCAAACACAAGCCGACTGGATTTTGAGATCCTCTCTGCAATATGCAAAAAGCGGCATAGCGCGTGTATTCTTTTACGAAATGTATGATGATAATGCATTAAGCCCGGTTCAGTTTGCATCATCCGGTTTAATCAACGCCAATCATACCCGTAAGCCTGCTGCAGATTATATTTATCAGGTAAATCATTTAATTGGCAACTATACTTACAGGCAAACCTTAAACAACAACCCGGTTGTAGACCGGTATGAACTAAACGGCCAGCAAGCATATGTTCTCACAGTGCCTGATGAAAAAGGGCGCACTGCTCAGTATACTTTAGATTTAGGCAATGCCGATTCAGCAAAGATCTATCACCCAAAGGCAGGTAGCGATACAATGGATGTAGAAAAAGTTAAGCTGACAGCCGGCCAGTTAACTATGACTGTTACAGAAACGCCGGCCTTTGTACTACCTGTCGGCGCTGTTAGCGACTCATTAAAGGCCATGAATTTGATGTATGATCCTAAAAAGATAATGGAAAAAACCTCACTTTCTCAACAGCTTGTACTTTATCCAAACCCAACAGTTGGTTATGTAAATGTAAGCTACAAAACTACTTCTATAGAAAGGGCTGTAGTAAAGCTTTACAGTTCTGCAAATGCTAAAATATACAGAATAATGAATGGTGAAGCCAACGGAGAGAAAGTGTCAGCAAGGATAGAACTATCAGAAATACCTGCGGGCGTTTATTTTGTTGAAGTAAATCAAGGCAATTACCGGACTGTTAAAAAGCTGGTAAAAATAAATTAG
- a CDS encoding NAD(P)H-binding protein, translated as MKIITTGSLGNVAQPLVKKLIAAGHEVTVISTNDDRKSEIEALGAKAAIGSIADVEFLTNTFTGANAVYIMMPPSLGPGNMIQNIAAAGQACADAIKATGVIRVVLLSSVGADAEHGTGPVGGVHRVEKIFRQLAGVNITVLRSGFFFVNFFRDIPLIKSRNLFGNNYSGDDQLALTHPNDLSSAISEELQANGNGFEIKYVVSDVANGNEIAKQLGAAIGKPDLTWTNIPDEQLKQGMMSGGMPAELADLITQLGQGVKTGIVMKDFFETGGKVTGKIKLEQFTQEFKNRYEQA; from the coding sequence ATGAAAATTATAACAACAGGCTCATTAGGAAATGTAGCCCAACCATTAGTAAAAAAACTGATAGCAGCCGGACATGAAGTAACGGTTATCAGTACTAATGATGATCGTAAAAGTGAAATTGAAGCATTAGGCGCAAAAGCAGCAATTGGTTCCATCGCTGACGTTGAGTTTCTGACCAATACATTTACAGGTGCCAATGCAGTTTATATTATGATGCCACCTTCATTAGGACCGGGTAATATGATACAAAATATAGCAGCTGCCGGGCAAGCATGTGCTGATGCAATTAAAGCTACCGGAGTGATCCGTGTGGTACTGCTAAGCAGTGTTGGTGCAGATGCCGAGCATGGTACCGGGCCAGTAGGAGGTGTGCATCGTGTAGAAAAAATATTCCGCCAGTTAGCGGGTGTAAATATTACTGTTTTGAGATCGGGTTTCTTCTTTGTTAACTTTTTCAGAGATATACCGCTTATCAAAAGCAGAAATTTGTTCGGGAATAATTATAGCGGTGATGACCAGTTGGCTTTAACCCACCCTAATGATCTGTCATCTGCAATTTCCGAAGAGCTGCAAGCAAATGGAAACGGATTTGAAATAAAATATGTGGTAAGCGATGTTGCTAACGGTAATGAAATAGCCAAGCAGCTTGGTGCGGCTATTGGCAAGCCGGATTTAACCTGGACCAACATTCCGGATGAGCAGCTGAAACAAGGTATGATGTCTGGCGGAATGCCTGCTGAATTAGCTGACTTAATTACTCAACTTGGCCAGGGAGTAAAAACTGGTATTGTGATGAAAGACTTTTTTGAAACAGGTGGTAAAGTAACCGGTAAAATAAAGCTGGAACAATTTACACAAGAGTTTAAAAACCGCTACGAACAAGCCTGA
- the tssD gene encoding type VI secretion system tube protein TssD: MAFKARINIGSKEFDVLQCSYALSRDVDAKGRPSSGVYGGTIQVEVESTEDTSVIESMVNNQYKPLNGTITFKKSEEDAKMKELTFTEGYIIQYNEGLSIVGNAPMSLSFVISARTLKIGNAEHENDWPK, translated from the coding sequence ATGGCTTTCAAAGCAAGAATCAATATAGGCTCAAAAGAATTTGATGTGCTGCAATGCAGCTATGCCCTAAGCAGGGACGTTGACGCTAAAGGCCGCCCTTCATCAGGCGTATACGGCGGTACGATACAGGTTGAAGTAGAATCAACCGAAGATACCTCGGTGATCGAATCAATGGTGAACAACCAGTACAAACCGTTGAACGGAACGATCACCTTCAAAAAGTCGGAAGAAGACGCCAAGATGAAGGAGCTGACGTTTACAGAAGGCTACATCATCCAGTACAACGAAGGCTTATCGATTGTGGGCAATGCCCCAATGTCATTAAGCTTTGTGATCTCGGCCCGTACCTTGAAGATCGGCAACGCCGAACACGAGAACGACTGGCCGAAATAA